One genomic segment of Brevibacillus laterosporus LMG 15441 includes these proteins:
- a CDS encoding coproporphyrinogen III oxidase, with the protein MLQIKCVGHQFEREIGFIAALFYEDPAIHYVQDWENCSHQDIKIELCCESQADGVHATGHLLFADQKHTFEYDRPYKELSEKDMRKTAKQAISYTLLTLLERHTGVEQGWGILTGIRPTKLLHKMLQSGLSREEAHRQLREDYMVRPHKLQLLQEIVDRQLHVVPDLYQIDREVSVYIGIPFCPTKCAYCTFPAYAIGVHRRNVNPFLAGLHEEIRSIGDWLTRQDLVITSIYFGGGTPTSITADELDELFVTLYKHFPHMDKVRELTVEAGRPDTITPDKIEIMKKWKVDRISINPQSFTQETLQAIGRHHTVEETVDKYKLAMEMGLTNINMDLIIGLPNEGMQEMKHSLQEVEKLMPTSLTVHTLSFKRASEMTQNKERYQVASREEILSMMQETEEWAKKQGYVPYYLYRQKNILGNLENVGYALQDQDSIYNIVMMEEVQTVLGLGCGAVSKLMRPGSGVLSRWPNPKDPKTYNDTYKQLIEKKLQDLDALYSDK; encoded by the coding sequence ATGTTGCAAATAAAATGCGTGGGTCATCAGTTCGAACGTGAAATCGGCTTTATTGCCGCACTGTTCTACGAAGATCCCGCGATTCATTATGTACAAGATTGGGAGAATTGCTCCCATCAAGATATTAAGATAGAGCTGTGCTGTGAGTCACAAGCCGATGGCGTCCATGCTACTGGGCATCTATTGTTTGCCGATCAAAAGCATACATTTGAGTATGATCGTCCCTATAAGGAGCTTTCCGAAAAAGATATGCGCAAAACAGCTAAGCAAGCCATTAGCTATACGCTATTAACATTGCTGGAGCGTCATACTGGAGTGGAGCAGGGATGGGGCATTTTGACCGGTATTCGACCGACTAAATTGCTTCACAAGATGCTACAATCTGGGTTGAGTCGCGAGGAGGCTCATCGCCAATTACGCGAAGACTATATGGTTCGCCCCCACAAACTACAGCTCTTACAAGAGATAGTGGATCGTCAGCTACATGTTGTTCCTGATTTATATCAAATAGATCGGGAAGTCTCTGTCTACATTGGAATCCCATTCTGCCCAACAAAATGTGCGTATTGTACGTTTCCAGCTTATGCGATTGGTGTGCATCGCCGGAATGTAAATCCATTTTTGGCAGGTTTACATGAAGAGATTCGCTCAATAGGTGATTGGTTGACCCGCCAAGACTTGGTAATCACCTCCATTTACTTTGGCGGAGGTACACCTACCAGTATTACTGCTGACGAGTTAGACGAGCTTTTTGTTACACTTTATAAGCATTTTCCTCATATGGATAAAGTGCGTGAACTAACAGTGGAAGCTGGAAGGCCTGATACCATTACTCCTGATAAAATTGAAATCATGAAAAAATGGAAGGTTGACCGTATCAGCATCAATCCGCAGTCGTTTACACAAGAAACCCTTCAAGCGATCGGTCGACACCATACGGTTGAAGAAACCGTGGATAAATATAAATTGGCCATGGAGATGGGTTTAACGAACATTAATATGGATTTGATCATAGGGCTGCCAAATGAAGGGATGCAGGAAATGAAGCATTCTCTTCAGGAGGTTGAAAAGCTAATGCCTACTTCTCTCACAGTCCATACACTTTCATTTAAACGTGCTTCGGAAATGACCCAAAATAAAGAGAGATATCAGGTGGCTAGCCGTGAAGAGATACTAAGCATGATGCAAGAGACTGAAGAGTGGGCCAAGAAACAAGGATATGTTCCATACTATCTGTATCGACAAAAAAACATTTTGGGCAATCTTGAAAATGTTGGCTATGCGCTACAAGATCAAGACTCTATCTATAACATCGTTATGATGGAGGAAGTGCAAACGGTTCTTGGCTTAGGCTGTGGGGCTGTCTCCAAATTGATGCGGCCTGGTAGCGGTGTATTATCACGTTGGCCGAATCCGAAAGATCCGAAAACCTATAATGATACGTATAAGCAGTTGATTGAGAAAAAGTTGCAGGATTTAGATGCGCTTTACTCTGATAAATAA
- a CDS encoding SH3 domain-containing protein yields the protein MFSRKKMIIGLATCLTSLVAPFQMVWAASQVQVTADNLNIRSGPGTNYQLVSSVPKSTKLTVISKKDKWIQVKLPNGKQGWGLNTYLQEIKAAPQPPKVIYLQSTVDMLNIRTAPKTDAQIIQVMDKTKSYKMIKKEGIWAQIQVSDKVTGWINAKFVKHATPPTTSAPVSGATSPGQSNQPAVVLPPVEPTVQPPSTSSIKISAVTNVYAEPNVSAMIIGQLSAGDQVSKYSESNGWDQILYNGTTAWIANPAAPKTGQATPPPTQQNPATSGSTVKVTANNVNIRSQANTTSQVLTQVNNGVVLPVLSQSNNWFQVKTPDGKTGWIASWLVTKSTEAPPTLGVVDPNEHKNQNSLQPSVPSNNQSEMKIKVINEGTNIRSGPGTQYEPVGTVQAGESYSVIKTEGDWYQIRLTDNSTAYIASWVVQKESTDIANLPPLTGNEAGGKLIVIDPGHGGTDSGAVGTTYKTFEKEINLQVALKLKQRLEASGARVIMTRADDTTLTLNQRVQVAVQNNADMFVSVHHNTHPNAATNGTIIFYYHKGKSMELAQMTQKEIIATTQYKDLTSRFGDFHVIRENPKPAILAEIGFITNPQEEANLRDDQHQQNAAEGLFRGILRYFQVYPS from the coding sequence GTGTTTTCTCGCAAGAAGATGATTATCGGACTTGCAACGTGTCTCACTAGCTTGGTCGCCCCCTTCCAAATGGTCTGGGCAGCCAGCCAGGTGCAGGTAACTGCCGATAATTTAAACATTCGCTCTGGTCCAGGAACCAACTATCAACTCGTAAGTTCCGTGCCTAAGTCGACAAAACTAACCGTTATATCAAAAAAAGATAAATGGATACAGGTAAAATTACCGAATGGCAAACAAGGCTGGGGATTGAATACATACCTTCAGGAGATTAAAGCAGCTCCTCAACCACCAAAGGTGATTTATTTACAAAGTACGGTGGATATGTTAAACATTCGGACTGCACCAAAGACTGATGCTCAAATCATTCAGGTAATGGATAAGACAAAAAGCTATAAAATGATTAAAAAGGAAGGCATCTGGGCACAAATTCAAGTGTCTGACAAGGTAACAGGCTGGATTAATGCTAAATTTGTAAAACATGCTACGCCGCCTACTACATCAGCACCTGTATCAGGAGCAACATCACCGGGTCAGAGTAATCAACCTGCTGTTGTATTGCCACCTGTAGAACCAACTGTACAGCCACCATCTACCAGTAGTATTAAAATCTCTGCAGTAACCAACGTGTATGCAGAGCCTAATGTCTCAGCCATGATTATCGGGCAGTTAAGCGCAGGGGATCAGGTAAGCAAATATTCGGAGTCAAATGGATGGGATCAAATCCTGTACAACGGAACAACAGCTTGGATTGCTAATCCAGCAGCTCCTAAAACCGGACAAGCAACACCTCCCCCGACACAGCAAAACCCTGCTACATCAGGCTCTACGGTGAAGGTAACGGCAAATAATGTAAACATCCGAAGTCAGGCTAATACAACAAGCCAAGTTCTCACCCAAGTAAATAACGGAGTAGTTCTACCGGTACTGTCTCAAAGCAACAATTGGTTTCAGGTAAAAACTCCGGATGGGAAAACAGGTTGGATTGCCAGTTGGTTAGTTACGAAATCAACAGAAGCTCCTCCTACACTCGGAGTAGTTGATCCAAATGAACATAAGAACCAAAACTCTCTTCAGCCCTCGGTGCCAAGCAATAATCAATCAGAAATGAAAATCAAGGTGATAAACGAAGGCACAAATATTCGTTCTGGCCCTGGCACCCAATATGAACCGGTAGGTACTGTACAGGCAGGAGAAAGCTATTCGGTAATCAAAACAGAGGGCGATTGGTATCAAATTCGCCTAACAGATAACTCAACAGCCTACATCGCTAGCTGGGTCGTTCAAAAGGAATCAACGGATATAGCCAATCTGCCTCCTTTAACCGGTAATGAAGCAGGAGGCAAATTGATTGTAATTGATCCTGGACACGGCGGAACAGATAGTGGCGCTGTAGGGACGACGTACAAGACGTTTGAAAAAGAGATTAACCTACAGGTTGCTCTGAAGCTAAAACAACGCCTAGAAGCTTCTGGAGCACGTGTAATTATGACTCGTGCCGATGATACGACTCTTACGTTAAATCAGCGTGTTCAGGTTGCTGTACAAAACAATGCGGATATGTTTGTAAGTGTCCATCACAATACACATCCTAACGCAGCTACCAATGGTACCATCATTTTTTACTATCACAAAGGAAAATCGATGGAATTAGCTCAAATGACTCAAAAAGAGATCATCGCGACAACTCAATATAAGGATTTAACATCCAGATTTGGGGATTTTCATGTTATTCGCGAGAATCCAAAACCAGCTATTCTTGCTGAAATCGGTTTTATAACCAATCCACAGGAAGAAGCTAACTTACGTGATGACCAGCATCAGCAAAATGCGGCGGAAGGGTTATTCCGAGGCATACTACGTTACTTCCAGGTCTATCCAAGCTAG
- the recJ gene encoding single-stranded-DNA-specific exonuclease RecJ: MLQAKSRWQLTPYDEAISAEIVQACGISPLLARLLVQRGMDTSQKARDFLHVSPEQLHDPFLLDGMDKSVHRIQQAIERHEPICIYGDYDADGVSSTALMVHLLRKLGATFDYYIPNRFKEGYGLNQTALSYIYDSGFRLVVTVDTGISAVEQVAHGNQLGLDIIVTDHHEPPELLPDAFAVMNPKKPGCSYPFDMLAGVGVAFKLAQALLKEPPMDFIDLAAIGTIADLVPLVDENRVLASLGLQRLNRTHNVGIQALLDVCGLQEKEITAGHVGFAIGPRINAGGRLETAEAAVKLLVSEDVQEAKEQAEVLDELNRERQELVQAMAEEAIEMVEQLYPADQSGVIVVAKEGWNVGVVGIVASRLVEKFYRPAIVLGIDPEKGAAKGSARSIAGFDMYEALTACKELLPHYGGHTMAAGMTLPIENVDPLRKALHRISQEWLQPEDFIPKTRVDLEVAFDEMNLDLAIELEALAPFGMGNPTPMLVCEKVGHQGMRKIGKDETHLKCVLSHEKSQLDAIGFGFAPIMEQVAPTSKLSVLGELQINEWNGLRKPQFLLRDVAVKHKQIFDWRGTRDKEKKWLDKIVAEELITITFQAANHHRLHSLLASQQLTQRSLLYVTNAGEMQGDWKEECRSIILYDLPSSKKALGQAMTALHEMDSIYCLFGEADEAFELLHVPSREDFKALYQIFRQYGKINKAHLDALAKKLKLKRSIVERMLTIFIELRFIEDSEQAYLLHPEPAKAPLDTSSRYVDWREEAELHAELLLSNHDGLGKYLDILHQS, encoded by the coding sequence ATGCTACAAGCGAAATCGCGATGGCAACTCACTCCATATGACGAAGCAATAAGTGCAGAGATTGTCCAAGCGTGTGGGATATCGCCTTTGCTTGCACGTTTGCTCGTTCAAAGAGGGATGGATACGTCACAAAAGGCACGTGACTTTTTGCATGTGAGTCCAGAACAGCTACATGATCCATTTTTATTGGATGGAATGGACAAAAGCGTGCATCGAATCCAACAGGCGATTGAGCGCCATGAACCGATTTGCATATATGGAGACTATGATGCGGATGGAGTTAGCTCCACTGCTTTAATGGTGCATTTGTTACGAAAATTGGGAGCCACATTTGATTATTATATACCGAATCGTTTTAAAGAAGGATACGGGTTAAACCAAACAGCGTTGTCATACATTTATGACAGCGGTTTTCGGCTTGTCGTGACTGTGGATACTGGCATAAGCGCGGTAGAGCAGGTAGCGCATGGAAATCAGTTGGGGCTTGATATCATCGTGACGGATCACCATGAACCACCTGAGCTTCTACCTGATGCGTTTGCGGTAATGAATCCTAAAAAACCTGGCTGTTCCTATCCGTTTGACATGCTGGCCGGTGTAGGCGTTGCTTTTAAGCTGGCCCAAGCTCTGTTAAAGGAGCCTCCGATGGATTTCATCGATTTGGCCGCAATAGGAACGATTGCTGACCTTGTTCCTTTAGTGGATGAAAACAGGGTATTAGCTAGTTTAGGATTGCAACGATTGAATCGAACACACAATGTAGGCATCCAAGCTTTACTTGATGTGTGCGGGCTTCAGGAGAAAGAAATTACTGCGGGACATGTGGGCTTTGCCATTGGACCACGGATTAATGCGGGCGGTCGTTTAGAAACAGCGGAAGCAGCGGTTAAATTGCTCGTGTCAGAGGATGTACAGGAAGCGAAGGAACAAGCGGAAGTACTTGATGAGTTGAACCGGGAGCGCCAAGAGTTAGTTCAAGCGATGGCGGAAGAAGCCATTGAAATGGTTGAACAGCTATATCCGGCTGATCAGAGTGGAGTAATTGTTGTAGCCAAAGAGGGATGGAACGTTGGCGTTGTTGGTATTGTTGCTTCACGTTTAGTGGAAAAATTCTATCGACCTGCTATTGTGCTTGGAATCGATCCTGAAAAAGGCGCAGCAAAAGGCTCGGCTCGAAGCATTGCTGGCTTCGACATGTATGAGGCATTGACGGCGTGCAAGGAGCTTCTACCACACTATGGTGGTCACACAATGGCAGCGGGTATGACATTGCCCATAGAGAATGTAGATCCGCTACGCAAGGCGTTGCATCGTATTTCACAGGAATGGTTGCAACCAGAAGACTTCATCCCCAAAACAAGAGTAGATCTTGAAGTGGCGTTTGATGAAATGAATCTAGATCTTGCTATAGAGTTGGAAGCTTTAGCTCCATTCGGCATGGGTAACCCTACTCCAATGCTTGTCTGTGAAAAAGTCGGTCATCAGGGTATGCGTAAAATTGGGAAGGATGAGACACATCTAAAATGTGTATTGTCACATGAGAAATCGCAACTTGATGCTATCGGATTTGGTTTTGCCCCCATTATGGAACAGGTAGCTCCAACATCAAAGCTTTCCGTGCTTGGTGAATTGCAGATTAATGAATGGAATGGGTTGCGAAAGCCTCAATTCTTGCTTCGTGATGTAGCGGTCAAGCATAAGCAGATTTTCGACTGGCGAGGCACGCGCGATAAAGAGAAAAAATGGTTGGATAAAATCGTTGCGGAAGAGTTGATTACCATCACATTCCAAGCAGCTAACCATCATCGGTTGCACTCTTTACTTGCAAGTCAGCAGCTTACCCAAAGGTCGCTCCTGTATGTAACGAATGCGGGAGAAATGCAAGGAGATTGGAAGGAAGAATGTCGCTCGATCATCTTATATGACCTTCCTTCCTCCAAAAAAGCATTGGGACAAGCGATGACTGCGTTACATGAAATGGACTCCATTTACTGCTTATTTGGCGAAGCGGACGAGGCCTTTGAATTGCTACATGTACCGAGCCGAGAAGATTTTAAAGCGCTGTATCAAATTTTTCGACAATATGGTAAAATCAACAAGGCTCATCTCGATGCATTGGCTAAAAAATTGAAGCTAAAACGTTCCATTGTGGAGCGAATGCTTACTATTTTTATAGAGCTTCGTTTTATTGAAGATAGCGAGCAAGCATACCTATTGCATCCAGAACCGGCTAAAGCGCCCTTGGATACATCTTCACGATACGTAGACTGGCGCGAGGAAGCCGAGCTACACGCCGAACTGCTCCTTTCTAATCATGATGGACTAGGAAAATATTTGGATATACTTCATCAGTCTTAG
- the dtd gene encoding D-aminoacyl-tRNA deacylase has protein sequence MRVVVQKAKASSVSVNGEVVGKIERGLVLLVGITHEDTIKDVEFVADKVANLRIFEDEEGKMNYSVQDTKGQILSISQFTLYGDCRKGRRPNFMAAARPEAAEPLYEQFNEMLRSKGLHVETGRFGAMMDVQIHNHGPVTLIVES, from the coding sequence GTGCGAGTCGTTGTCCAAAAAGCAAAAGCATCCAGTGTATCCGTAAATGGTGAGGTAGTCGGTAAAATTGAGCGAGGGCTGGTTTTATTAGTCGGTATTACCCATGAGGATACGATAAAAGATGTAGAGTTTGTAGCAGATAAGGTAGCCAATTTACGGATTTTTGAAGACGAGGAGGGAAAGATGAATTACTCTGTTCAAGACACAAAGGGGCAAATTTTATCTATTTCCCAATTTACGTTATATGGAGATTGTCGAAAAGGTCGTCGCCCTAATTTCATGGCAGCCGCTCGTCCAGAAGCCGCTGAACCATTATATGAGCAGTTTAATGAGATGCTGCGGAGTAAAGGGCTTCATGTAGAAACAGGGCGGTTTGGCGCAATGATGGATGTGCAGATACATAATCATGGACCGGTGACATTAATCGTTGAAAGTTAA
- the secF gene encoding protein translocase subunit SecF codes for MNSKEKDIVKFDIVKNRHKFYWLSGILLVLGLASMLMFGLNKGVDFTAGTRLDLFINKQFNEADVQQIIAKVMPDVHFKDVTKYGNNKEFATTTFTETITPEKLKEIEAAVKAKYGDQVTKQESTVDPVIANELVNKAIIAVLVASAGIVVYIAIRFQFLFGIACVISILHDAFIPIALFSLFRLEVDLTFIAAILTIVGYSINDTIVIFDRIRENMRTMKTKTIEDLEHMVNVSLWQSMRRSIFTVLTVFITAAAIAIFGSEGIRNFSLALIFGLISGTYSSIFIAAQIWVSMKEREMKKKGLKATPNEN; via the coding sequence GTGAACTCTAAAGAAAAAGATATTGTTAAATTTGATATTGTTAAAAACCGACACAAATTCTATTGGCTTTCAGGTATCCTACTAGTTCTAGGTTTAGCCTCGATGCTAATGTTTGGACTAAATAAAGGCGTTGACTTTACAGCAGGTACTCGTTTGGATTTATTTATTAACAAACAGTTTAATGAAGCAGATGTTCAACAAATTATTGCAAAAGTAATGCCTGATGTTCACTTTAAAGATGTAACTAAATATGGTAATAATAAGGAATTCGCAACAACAACGTTTACAGAAACGATCACTCCAGAAAAGCTGAAAGAGATTGAGGCTGCTGTTAAAGCAAAATATGGAGATCAGGTAACGAAACAGGAATCTACGGTTGACCCCGTGATTGCTAATGAGCTAGTGAATAAAGCCATTATCGCTGTTTTAGTTGCTTCTGCAGGGATTGTTGTCTATATTGCGATTCGATTCCAATTCTTATTCGGGATTGCTTGCGTAATCTCCATCTTACATGATGCTTTTATCCCGATTGCTTTGTTCTCCTTGTTCCGTTTGGAAGTTGACTTAACGTTTATTGCAGCGATTTTAACGATCGTTGGTTATTCTATCAATGATACGATTGTTATCTTTGACCGTATCCGTGAGAATATGCGGACAATGAAAACAAAAACCATTGAAGATTTAGAGCATATGGTCAACGTGAGCTTATGGCAAAGTATGCGCCGCTCTATCTTTACAGTTTTGACCGTGTTCATTACAGCTGCTGCGATTGCTATTTTTGGTAGCGAAGGCATTCGTAACTTCTCCTTGGCTCTTATCTTTGGTCTGATCAGTGGTACGTATTCTTCCATCTTTATCGCTGCACAGATTTGGGTATCTATGAAAGAACGTGAAATGAAGAAAAAAGGATTAAAAGCTACTCCTAATGAGAACTAA
- a CDS encoding cation diffusion facilitator family transporter — MENRLAKAQFAAWVGIVGNLLLALVKLLVGWVADSRAMVADAVHSASDVIGSVAVLIGLRAAEAPPDQDHPYGHGKAESISAIIVSILLAIVGFEIAYSSYKSLYEPLEPPGMLAVWAALGSMIIKEWMFRYKYHLGKKLNSQSLIANAWEHRSDVYSSFAALIGVGGAILGEKLGVRWTVYLDPIAGIFVSFLVLKTAYHILKESIHSTMDHVLHEEDTLSLRKTVMEVEGVLRIDELWARETGHYQIVDIKVSVDPNITVEDGHRIGKQVKRNLMEKHQDIRNVFVHINPYDEKGKSWDEEPAKTHE; from the coding sequence GTGGAAAATCGTTTGGCAAAGGCTCAGTTTGCTGCATGGGTCGGTATTGTTGGTAATCTGTTGCTTGCGCTTGTCAAATTACTTGTGGGCTGGGTAGCTGATTCGCGAGCGATGGTAGCTGATGCTGTTCATTCTGCATCTGATGTAATCGGGTCAGTAGCTGTTTTGATAGGGCTTCGCGCAGCGGAGGCACCCCCAGATCAAGACCATCCGTATGGGCACGGAAAAGCAGAGTCAATTTCAGCTATTATCGTATCTATCCTACTTGCTATTGTGGGCTTTGAAATTGCGTATTCCTCGTATAAATCACTCTATGAGCCCCTTGAGCCTCCTGGCATGTTAGCTGTATGGGCGGCGTTAGGCTCCATGATTATAAAAGAATGGATGTTTCGATATAAGTATCATCTTGGGAAAAAATTAAATAGCCAATCATTAATTGCGAATGCCTGGGAGCATCGTTCTGATGTATATTCTTCCTTCGCCGCGTTAATTGGTGTTGGCGGGGCAATTCTTGGGGAGAAGCTAGGGGTAAGGTGGACCGTATATCTTGATCCCATTGCAGGGATTTTTGTATCCTTCCTTGTATTAAAAACAGCCTACCATATTTTAAAGGAATCCATTCATTCCACGATGGATCATGTATTGCACGAGGAAGATACCTTGTCTTTGCGTAAAACAGTTATGGAGGTAGAGGGAGTCTTGCGAATTGATGAGCTGTGGGCCAGGGAAACTGGTCACTATCAAATCGTGGATATTAAGGTTTCTGTTGATCCGAATATAACGGTAGAGGATGGACATCGAATCGGAAAACAGGTTAAACGCAATTTAATGGAGAAGCATCAGGATATTCGAAATGTGTTTGTTCACATTAATCCATATGATGAAAAAGGAAAGTCATGGGATGAGGAACCTGCTAAGACGCATGAATAA
- a CDS encoding adenine phosphoribosyltransferase: MNFKDYIRVIPDYPQPGIRFKDITTLLKDGPVYKAAINELKTFADTLNVDVIAGPEARGFVVGAPLSYAMNVGFIPIRKANKLPYKAIQADYSLEYGSDALAMHEDAIKPGDRVLIADDLLATGGTIETSINLVEQLGGIVVGAVFLIELSYLDGREKLGDIPVSSLITY, translated from the coding sequence ATGAACTTTAAAGATTATATTCGCGTGATTCCAGATTACCCACAACCGGGGATTCGTTTCAAAGATATTACTACCCTATTAAAAGATGGCCCTGTATATAAAGCGGCAATCAATGAACTGAAAACATTTGCTGATACCCTAAACGTGGATGTAATCGCAGGACCGGAAGCGCGTGGTTTTGTTGTAGGGGCACCATTGTCATATGCGATGAACGTTGGATTTATTCCGATTCGCAAGGCAAACAAACTACCTTACAAAGCTATTCAAGCTGATTATAGCTTAGAGTATGGCAGCGATGCATTAGCAATGCATGAAGATGCAATCAAGCCTGGTGATCGTGTATTGATTGCAGATGACCTACTTGCAACAGGCGGTACGATCGAGACATCTATCAACCTTGTTGAACAATTGGGTGGAATTGTAGTAGGGGCTGTATTCCTGATTGAATTAAGCTATCTCGATGGTCGTGAAAAACTAGGTGACATCCCGGTTTCTTCTTTAATCACATACTAA
- a CDS encoding RelA/SpoT family protein gives MTTGIEEILSKANSYMSSEDVTMLERAYDLARKAHEGQVRKSGVPYIMHPIAVAGILTDMHMDAVTVAAGFLHDVVEDTDITLDDLRKEFGSEVAHLVDGVTKLEKIKYKSKEEQLAENHRKMLVAMAQDIRVILIKLADRLHNMRTLRHMSEEKQREISDETLEIFAPLAHRLGIAFVKWELEDTALRYLNPQQYYRIVNLMQKKRTEREEYISEAKAMITDKLHELHIEAEIAGRPKHIYSIYKKMVSQNKQFNEIYDLLALRIIVNDIRDCYAVLGIVHTLWKPMPGRFKDYIAMPKANMYQSLHTTVIGPKGEPLEVQIRTWDMHRTAEIGIAAHWAYKEGKGEVQGSFEEKIGNLREIIQGGQEETPNAQEFMESLKQDLFSDTVFVFTPKGDVVELPKGSVPLDFAYRIHSAVGNRTIGAKVNGKIVPLDFALRTGDIMEILTSKHSYGPSQDWLKIAKSAHARNKIKQWFKKEKREENVAKGLSMIEAEVKARGFDLKETMTAENLKEAAAKFNFQSDEDMFSAVGYGGLTSAQVANRLTEKIRRDREEQQQQQQQTIQEFKSHAPTQKQTRSDTGIRVEGVDNLLTRISRCCSPVPGDDIIGFITRGRGVSIHRKDCPNVTVEESDRLIPVQWEGDQKQNYNVDIEITGHDRTGLLNDVLHVVGETKTNIAAVSGKADRNRVATINMTICINNIDHLHRVVERIKRIKDIYSVRRILNT, from the coding sequence ATGACTACGGGCATCGAGGAAATTTTAAGCAAAGCGAATAGCTATATGTCAAGCGAGGACGTTACTATGCTGGAGCGTGCCTATGATTTAGCACGCAAAGCTCACGAGGGCCAAGTGCGTAAATCTGGGGTGCCTTACATTATGCATCCGATTGCGGTTGCAGGCATTTTGACGGATATGCACATGGATGCAGTAACTGTTGCTGCCGGTTTTCTCCATGATGTTGTGGAAGATACCGATATTACGTTGGATGATTTACGTAAGGAATTCGGATCAGAGGTAGCACATCTGGTAGACGGGGTCACAAAGCTAGAAAAAATTAAATACAAATCCAAAGAAGAGCAGTTAGCGGAAAATCATCGTAAAATGCTTGTAGCCATGGCACAAGATATTCGAGTCATTTTAATTAAATTGGCGGACCGATTGCATAATATGCGTACGTTACGCCATATGTCCGAGGAAAAACAACGTGAAATTTCGGATGAAACGCTAGAAATCTTTGCGCCACTGGCTCATCGTTTGGGGATTGCGTTTGTAAAGTGGGAGCTAGAGGATACAGCTCTACGCTATTTGAATCCGCAGCAATATTATCGGATTGTAAACCTCATGCAGAAGAAACGGACGGAGCGCGAGGAGTACATTTCAGAAGCAAAAGCAATGATTACTGATAAATTACATGAGTTGCATATTGAAGCGGAAATTGCTGGCAGACCTAAGCATATCTATAGCATCTATAAAAAGATGGTGTCACAAAATAAGCAGTTTAACGAAATCTACGACCTGCTGGCTTTACGTATCATTGTGAATGATATTCGTGATTGCTATGCTGTCCTTGGAATTGTGCACACGTTATGGAAGCCTATGCCAGGACGATTTAAAGATTATATTGCTATGCCAAAGGCTAACATGTATCAATCCCTGCATACCACTGTAATAGGGCCAAAGGGTGAACCGTTAGAAGTACAAATTCGTACATGGGATATGCATCGAACAGCAGAGATTGGTATCGCTGCTCACTGGGCCTATAAAGAAGGAAAAGGAGAAGTGCAGGGCTCCTTTGAAGAGAAAATTGGTAATCTCCGTGAGATTATTCAAGGTGGACAAGAAGAGACACCAAATGCCCAGGAATTCATGGAATCCCTCAAGCAGGATTTGTTTTCTGATACGGTATTTGTCTTTACGCCAAAAGGCGATGTGGTGGAGCTTCCAAAAGGCTCGGTTCCTTTAGACTTTGCATATCGCATACATTCGGCTGTCGGCAATCGAACCATTGGTGCTAAAGTGAACGGCAAGATCGTTCCGCTAGATTTTGCGTTGCGTACGGGTGACATTATGGAAATCTTGACTTCCAAGCATTCATATGGTCCAAGTCAAGATTGGCTCAAAATAGCAAAGTCTGCCCATGCCCGCAATAAGATCAAGCAATGGTTTAAGAAAGAAAAGCGCGAAGAAAATGTTGCTAAAGGGCTATCGATGATTGAAGCTGAGGTAAAAGCGCGCGGCTTTGATTTAAAAGAGACCATGACTGCCGAGAATTTAAAAGAAGCAGCAGCTAAGTTTAATTTCCAATCTGACGAAGATATGTTTTCTGCTGTCGGATATGGCGGGCTTACTTCAGCACAAGTAGCCAATCGATTGACGGAAAAAATACGTAGAGATCGAGAAGAACAGCAACAGCAACAACAGCAAACCATTCAGGAATTTAAATCTCATGCACCTACCCAGAAGCAGACGCGAAGCGACACAGGCATCCGCGTAGAAGGCGTAGACAATTTGTTGACTCGTATTTCTCGATGTTGTTCGCCGGTCCCAGGGGATGACATTATTGGTTTTATTACAAGGGGACGAGGGGTCTCCATTCATCGCAAGGATTGCCCGAATGTGACGGTAGAAGAGAGTGATCGACTCATACCTGTACAATGGGAAGGGGACCAGAAACAAAACTACAATGTAGATATAGAAATCACTGGCCATGATCGCACAGGCTTATTAAACGATGTGCTACATGTAGTTGGGGAAACGAAAACCAATATAGCGGCTGTGAGTGGAAAAGCGGATCGCAATCGGGTAGCTACGATCAACATGACAATCTGTATTAACAATATAGATCATTTGCATCGTGTGGTAGAACGGATCAAGCGTATCAAAGATATTTATTCCGTTCGTCGAATTCTAAATACCTAG